The genome window GACCGCTCCACCGCGCTCGCAGCAGACCGGTCCTGACCGCGAACAACCCACATCACAGCAGCTCCGCGGCGACCTGTGACACCATGGGAGGGACCCGGATTCACCCTCGGGACCGCCCGTGGGAATAGCCCGGTACCGGAGGGGCGTTGCACGCCACGCCGGAATCGGATGAGCGAGACCTCTAGGGAGAGTCATGACCGCCCAGGACACCACGATCGACACCGAGGCACCCGCCCACGGGGTCACCCTGACCGACTCGGCGGCCCAGAAGGCCAAGGCCCTGCTCGAGCAGGAGGGCCGTGACGACATGCACCTGCGCATCGCCGTCCAGCCGGGTGGTTGCGCGGGCCTGCGCTACCAGCTCTTCTTCGACGAGCGCACCCTCGACGGTGACGCCCGCCGCGACTTCGGCGGCCTCGGCGTGGTCGTCGACCGGATGAGTGCTCCCTACGTCGAGGGCGCGACCATCGACTTCGTCGACACCATCGAGAAGCAGGGCTTCACGATCGACAACCCGAACGCCGGCGGCTCCTGCGCCTGCGGCGACTCCTTCCACTGAGTCACCGGCAGGTCGCCGAGCGCGCCGACGGGCGCCGCCGCACCGAGCGGCCACCGGCACAGCCAGGCCGGCCGGACCCGAGCAGGTCCGGCCGGCCTGTCGCGTCGAGGCCCCGGGAGCTTCTCCCGGCTCAGTCCTCCGCGACCACCTGGATCACGTCCTCGCCCAGCGAGACCAGGTCGCCGGGGCCCACCTGCCTTCCCCGGCGGGTCTCGACGGCGTCGTTCACCCGCACCTCGCCCTCCTCCAGCAGGGCCTTGGCGTCGGCGCCGTGCTCGGCCACGCCCGCCAGCTTCAACAGCTGACCTAGGCGGATCGAGCCGTCCCGGATCTCCACTTCGCGCATGCCCCCATTGTGTGCCCGGCTCGTCAGCGGGTCCGCACGCACCGGCGGCGGTACGCTGCGTGTCCGGCCCGGCACGCGAACGGCAGGAGTTCCGCTGTGTCCGTCACGCTCAGTGCACCCACGGTGGTCACCGGCAGCATCGCCACCGACCACCTCATGCACTTCCCCGGCCGTTTCGGCGAGCAGCTCGTGGCCGACAACCTCGCCCAGGTGTCGCTGAGCTTCCTGGTCGACGACCTGGTGGTGCGCCGGGGCGGGGCGGGCGCCAACATCGCCTTCGCGATGGGCGTGCTCGGCGCTCGTCCGGTGCTGGTCGGGGCGGTGGGTGACGACTTCGCCGACTACCGCTCCTGGCTGGAGCGCCACGGCGTGGACTGCCGCGGTGTGCACGTCTCGGAGTTCGCGCACACCGCGCGGTTCGTGTGCACCACGGACGAGGAGCTGAACCAGATCGCGTCCTTCTACGCCGGGGCGATGAGCGAGGCCCGCAACATCGAGCTGGCGCCCGTGGTGCGCGCGACCGGCGCGGAGCTGGTGCTGATCGGCCCGAACGACCCGCTGGCGATGGTGCGCCACACCGAGGAGTGCAGGCAGCGCGGCTACCGCTTCGCCGCCGATCCCTCGCAGCAGCTCGCGCGGCTCGGCGGGGAGGACGTCCGGCGGGTGGTGGAGGGCGCGGACTACCTGTTCTGCAACTCCTACGAGTGGGGTCTGCTGCTGCACAAGTCCGGCTGGTCGCAGGAGCAGGTCCGGCAGCGGGTGGGTGTGCGGGCCACCACGCTCGGCGCCGACGGCGTCGAGATCGTCGACCGGGACGGCAGGCTGCACGTGCCGGCGGTCCCGGAGCAGGCGAAGGCCGACCCGACCGGTGTCGGTGACGGCTTTCGCGCCGGCTTCCTGACCGGGGTCGCCGCGGGGCTTTGCCTGGAGCGGTCGGCGCAGCTCGGTTCGCTCGTCGCCGTGCACGTCCTGGAGGTCACCGGCACCCAGGAGTGGAGCCTGGACCACGGCCGCGCGCTGGAGCGCTTCGCCGCCGCCTACTCCGACTCCGCCGCTGCCGAGGTCGAACCGCTGCTGGGCCCCTGAGCAGGGCGAAATCCTCTGTCCGCACCGGTTCCCCGGTGACCAGGGTGAGCTGTGGCTTTCTGGGGTCCAGGAGGTCGCGGTCTCGGGGGAGGAGATCTCGATGAGCGATGCGTCCTGGGACCAGGCACTGGTCAGAGAACTGCGGGGGCGGATGAGCGGAACGGTCTTCGGCAGGGAGGACGCCGGGTACGAGAGCGCGCGGGAGCTGTTCAACTCCGCGATCGAGGTGGAGCCGAAGCTGATCGCGCAGTGCAGGACCCCCGAGGAGGTGGCCATCGGGGTCGCCTTCGCGCAGCGCAACGCGTTGGAACTGGCGGTGCGCAGCGGTGGCCACAGCGTCGCGGGCGCCAGCCTGAGCGCCGACGGGATCGTGCTGGACATGCGGCCGATGAACGAGGTCGCCGTCGACCCGGACGCGCGAACGGTCACCGTCGGAGGCGGTGCGCTGTGGCGCGACCTGGACCGGGCGACCGAGTCGCACGGGCTGGCCACCACCGGCGGACGGGTGTCGACCACCGGCGTCGCGGGGCTGGCGCTGGGCGGCGGTTCCGGCTGGCTGGAGCGGAAACTCGGGCTGGCTTGCGACAACCTGCTGTCGGTGGACCTGATCATCGCCGACGGCAGCCGGGTGACCGCCAGCGAGCACAGCAACCCCGACCTGTTCTGGGCGTTGCACGGCGGTGGCGGCAACTTCGGGGTGGCGACCTCGCTCACCTTCCGCCTGCACCCGCTTCCGGAGTTCTCGGCCGCGCTTCTGCTGTGGGCGCCCGACGACGGGCCGAAGGTGGTGCGCGCGTTCCGGGAACTGCTGACCGAGGGGCCGGAGGAGATCGGCGGTGGGGTGATCTACCTGACCGCGCCGGAGGAGGACTTCGTGCCGGAGCGGTTGGTCGGTTCGCTGGCGTGCGCGGTGCTCGTCACGTGCATGGGGCCGGAATCCGAGCTGCGCGAGCAGATCGCCGGGCTGCTGGCCCTCCGTCCCGCGGGTTCGCTGATCATGGACCTGCCGTACGCGGAGCTGCAGAGCATGCTCGACGACCCGCCCGGCTACCGCAACTACTGGTCGGCGGAGTATCTGCACGGGCTGCCGGACCAGGCTGCCCAGGTGTTCTGCGACCTCGCGAACGAGATGGTGGTTCCGTCGCCGTCGCAGCACGTGCTCTTCCCGTGGGGGGGTGCGGTCGCGCGTGGTGAGGGCGTGTGGCCGATGTCGAACCGCTCCGCGCCGTGGGTGGTGCACCCGTTGGGCCTGTGGGAGGACTCCGCCGACGACGGACGGGCGAGGTACTGGGCGCACGCGGTGCGGGAGGGAATGCGGCCCTACGCCACCGGCGCGACGTATCTGAACTTCATCGGCGACGAGGGCGAACGACGGGTGGTCGCGGGCTTCGGCGAGGAGAACTACGAGGCGCTGACCAGGGTCAAGGCGCAGTACGACCCGGACAACATCTTCCACCGCTGGCACAACGTCCGGCCCGCGCGGCCGGTCGGGCTGTCAGGGTGAGAACCTGCCTTTGCCAGAAATCCTGAAAATTGTTGCAAGGATTTCCGCAGTTCATCTGTGGTTCATCTGGCGTATTGACTTAACATCCGCAAGAAAATGTGATGCATGACAACCCCGACGGAGGAGGTTGTCATGCGATTGCCGGTACTCGTGCTGGCGACGGCGTTCGCCGGTGCGTCCCTGGTGCCCGCCGCGGTTTCCGGCCCGGCCGCGGATGCGGCTCCCGGACCGCCCGGGGCGGCGCCGGCCACCGCCCCGGTGGCCGGGCCGCTCATCCAGATGTTCCAGTGGCCGTGGGATTCGATCGCCCAGGAGTGCAGGAACCACCTGGGGCCCAAGGGATTCGGCGCGGTGCAGGTTTCGCCGCCGCAGGAGCACGTGCAGCTCGCCGACAAGGGCTACCCCTGGTACCAGGACTACCAGCCGGTGAGCTACGGGCTGCAGAGCAGGCGTGGCGGCGGTGAGCAGTTCGCCGCGATGGTGCGCACCTGCAAGGAGTCCGGTGTCGAGGTCTACGTCGACGCGGTCGTCAACCACATGAGCGGCAGCGGCTCGGCGGGCAGCGGTCCGGGCAGCGGCGGGACCGTCTACGAGAAGTACCGCTACCCCGGTCTGTTCGAGGACGGGGACTTCCACGACTGCCGGCGGGACATCACCAACTACGACGACAAGTGGGAGGTGCGCAACTGCGAGCTCGTGGGACTGGCCGATCTCAAGACCGAGAGCGAGAAGGTCCGCAACGCCCAGATCGGCTTCCTCAACGGGCTGATCGACATGGGCGTGTCCGGGTTCCGCGTCGACGGCGTCAAGCACATGCCGCCGGAGGACGTCGCCGCCGTCTTCGGCTCCCTCAAAGGTGATCCGTACGTGTTCCAGGAGGTGATCGCCGATCAGACGACCCCGGCGTCGGAGTACGTCGGCAACGGCGACGTCACCGAGTTCGCCTACCACGGCAAGGTCAGCAACGCGTTCCGGGACGGATCGCTGGCGCAGCTGGCGAACCTGCCCGACCAGATGGCGCTGCCCAGCGATCAGGCCGTGGTGTTCATCGACAACCACGACACGCAGCGCAGCTCCCCGACGCTGACCTACAAGGACGGGCAGCGCTACGACCTGGCGGTCGGGTTCGAGCTGGCCCACCCCTACGGCACCCCGCAGCTGATCTCGAGCTTCGCCTTCGACAACCCCGACCAGGGCCCGCCCGCCGGGGACGGCGGGGTGACCAGCCCGGCGAGCTGCGAGGACCAGCGGTGGGTTTGCGAGCACCGGCGGCCGGTCATCAGCGGCATGGCCGGTTTCCACAAGGCCGTCACCGGTACCGGACTGACGAACTGGTGGGACAACGGCGGCGGCCGGATCGCTTTCGGACGCGGCGACGCCGGGTTCGCGGTGTTCAACGCCGAAGGCGGGGAGTTCTCCCAGACCTTCCAGTCGTCGCTTCCCGCGGGCACCTACTGCGACGTGATGACCGGCGAGGTCGCCGACGGCCGGTGCACCGGTGGGACCGTCGAGGTCGGAGGGGACGGGAAGTTCTCAGCCACCGTCGCCGCCGGGTCGGGCCTGGCCCTGCACGCCGGCGCCAAAGTCGGCTGACCTGGCGCGATGTGCCGCCCGGTCCGGGGAGTTGCGTGATCCCGACTGGTCGATGCCGGGAGCTGAAGCCGAACGCGTGCCTGGTGCGTGCTCAGCCAGGCGCGCGTTCGGTGCCGGCTTCGTCGGTCGCCGTGGTGGAGGTGACCGGGATCCGGGCGTGGACGTGGAAGCTGCCGTCGGGCCGCCGTCCGGCCTCGAAAACGCCCTGCACCAACGAGATCCGCTCGCGCATGCCGATCAGGCCGTGGCCACCGCTGGGTACCTCGACATCCACGGGGCGCGCCGGGGGAGCGTTGTGGACCCGCACGGTGACGAACTCCGCTTCGTAGCGGAGCAGCACCTCGGTCTCGACCATCCCGGCGTGCTTGTGCACATTGGACAGCGACTCCTGGACGATCCGGTAGATCGTGCGCTGCACGTTGCCCGGCAGCCGGACCTCCGGTCCCTCGACGCGCAGCCGCACCGGCAGCCCCGCCGCCAGGGACTCCGACACCAGCTCGGGTAGTTCGCCGAGGGTGGGTTGCGGCGCCAGCGGGTCCTCCGGGGTGCCTCCCGCCAGCCGCAGCACGCCGATCACCTCGCGCAGCTCCCGCAGGGCCTGCCGGTTGGCGTCACCGACCTGCCTGGCCAGCCGCGCGGTCTCCGCGGGCTCGGTGTCGGTGCTGACCTCCAGCGCTCCGCTGTAGATCACGGCCAGGCCGACCTGGTGCGCCACCACGTCGTGCATCTCCCTGGCGATCCGCGAGCGCTCCTCGGCCAGGGCCTGCGCGGCGAGCAGGTGCTGCTCCCGCTCCAGCCGGTCGGCCCGCTCCTGCAGCTCCTCCAGCAGCCGGTTGCGGGCCTTGAGGTAGACGCCGAGCAGCACCGGCACCGCCACCAGCGAGAACGGCACTACGATGACCCACGGGACGGCAGGCGAGTCCTCGTCGCCGTCGTAGACCTGGGTGATGTCGATCGGGTTGTAATAGTCGCTGACCACGATCAGCGCGGCGACCAGTACCGACACCGCGATGAGCCTGCGCTCCGACTTGCCGTAGCGGGCCAGCGAGTACAGCGCGACGGTGATCAGGAAGATGTCGTAGCCGATCAGGATCACGCCCACCGCCGCGACGACCGGCACGATCGGCCAGCGCCTGCGCACGATCAGGGGCAGCGTGGCCACCGGCACCGTGCTCAGCGCGAACGCCCGCAGCTCGGGGCTGCGGTACTCGATGACGTCGGTGGCCACCCACAGCACCAGCGCGGTCACGCCGAGCACGACCAGCACGTCGAAGACGACGCTGCGCCGCCTCGGCCACCACAGGACCCGCCGCGACGGGCGCGCCCGGCTCACTGCTCGCTCGCGATGCCGGCGTTGTGCGCGATGAGCGCCAGCTGCACGCGGTTCTCGCAGTCCAGCTTCATAAGCAGGCGGCTGACGTGGCCCTTCACCGTGGACTCGGTGGCGCCCAGCGTCTTGGCGATCGAGGCGTTGGACAGCCCGCCGCCGACCAGCGAGAGGATCTGGCGCTCGCGCGGTGTCAGCTCGTCGAGCCCGTGCACGGCCGTCGTGCCGCGGGAGGAGTTCCGGTCGGCGAAGTGCGAGAGCAGCCGCCGCGTGACCGACGGCGAGAGCATCGCGTCGCCCTCGGCGATCACCCGGATCGCGTTGATCAGCTCCTCGGGCCGGGCGTCCTTGAGCAGGAACCCCGACGCGCCCGCCTCGATCGCCGAGTACACGTTGGCGTCGAAGTCGAACATGGTGAGGATCAGGATCTTCGGCGGCGCGGGCAGCGAGGTGATCTGCCTGGTCGCGGCCAGCCCGTCGAGCCTGGGCATCTGGATGTCCATGACCACGACGT of Saccharopolyspora erythraea contains these proteins:
- a CDS encoding HesB/IscA family protein, whose translation is MTAQDTTIDTEAPAHGVTLTDSAAQKAKALLEQEGRDDMHLRIAVQPGGCAGLRYQLFFDERTLDGDARRDFGGLGVVVDRMSAPYVEGATIDFVDTIEKQGFTIDNPNAGGSCACGDSFH
- a CDS encoding RNA-binding S4 domain-containing protein gives rise to the protein MREVEIRDGSIRLGQLLKLAGVAEHGADAKALLEEGEVRVNDAVETRRGRQVGPGDLVSLGEDVIQVVAED
- a CDS encoding carbohydrate kinase family protein, which translates into the protein MHFPGRFGEQLVADNLAQVSLSFLVDDLVVRRGGAGANIAFAMGVLGARPVLVGAVGDDFADYRSWLERHGVDCRGVHVSEFAHTARFVCTTDEELNQIASFYAGAMSEARNIELAPVVRATGAELVLIGPNDPLAMVRHTEECRQRGYRFAADPSQQLARLGGEDVRRVVEGADYLFCNSYEWGLLLHKSGWSQEQVRQRVGVRATTLGADGVEIVDRDGRLHVPAVPEQAKADPTGVGDGFRAGFLTGVAAGLCLERSAQLGSLVAVHVLEVTGTQEWSLDHGRALERFAAAYSDSAAAEVEPLLGP
- a CDS encoding FAD-binding oxidoreductase translates to MSDASWDQALVRELRGRMSGTVFGREDAGYESARELFNSAIEVEPKLIAQCRTPEEVAIGVAFAQRNALELAVRSGGHSVAGASLSADGIVLDMRPMNEVAVDPDARTVTVGGGALWRDLDRATESHGLATTGGRVSTTGVAGLALGGGSGWLERKLGLACDNLLSVDLIIADGSRVTASEHSNPDLFWALHGGGGNFGVATSLTFRLHPLPEFSAALLLWAPDDGPKVVRAFRELLTEGPEEIGGGVIYLTAPEEDFVPERLVGSLACAVLVTCMGPESELREQIAGLLALRPAGSLIMDLPYAELQSMLDDPPGYRNYWSAEYLHGLPDQAAQVFCDLANEMVVPSPSQHVLFPWGGAVARGEGVWPMSNRSAPWVVHPLGLWEDSADDGRARYWAHAVREGMRPYATGATYLNFIGDEGERRVVAGFGEENYEALTRVKAQYDPDNIFHRWHNVRPARPVGLSG
- a CDS encoding alpha-amylase is translated as MRLPVLVLATAFAGASLVPAAVSGPAADAAPGPPGAAPATAPVAGPLIQMFQWPWDSIAQECRNHLGPKGFGAVQVSPPQEHVQLADKGYPWYQDYQPVSYGLQSRRGGGEQFAAMVRTCKESGVEVYVDAVVNHMSGSGSAGSGPGSGGTVYEKYRYPGLFEDGDFHDCRRDITNYDDKWEVRNCELVGLADLKTESEKVRNAQIGFLNGLIDMGVSGFRVDGVKHMPPEDVAAVFGSLKGDPYVFQEVIADQTTPASEYVGNGDVTEFAYHGKVSNAFRDGSLAQLANLPDQMALPSDQAVVFIDNHDTQRSSPTLTYKDGQRYDLAVGFELAHPYGTPQLISSFAFDNPDQGPPAGDGGVTSPASCEDQRWVCEHRRPVISGMAGFHKAVTGTGLTNWWDNGGGRIAFGRGDAGFAVFNAEGGEFSQTFQSSLPAGTYCDVMTGEVADGRCTGGTVEVGGDGKFSATVAAGSGLALHAGAKVG
- a CDS encoding sensor histidine kinase, translated to MSRARPSRRVLWWPRRRSVVFDVLVVLGVTALVLWVATDVIEYRSPELRAFALSTVPVATLPLIVRRRWPIVPVVAAVGVILIGYDIFLITVALYSLARYGKSERRLIAVSVLVAALIVVSDYYNPIDITQVYDGDEDSPAVPWVIVVPFSLVAVPVLLGVYLKARNRLLEELQERADRLEREQHLLAAQALAEERSRIAREMHDVVAHQVGLAVIYSGALEVSTDTEPAETARLARQVGDANRQALRELREVIGVLRLAGGTPEDPLAPQPTLGELPELVSESLAAGLPVRLRVEGPEVRLPGNVQRTIYRIVQESLSNVHKHAGMVETEVLLRYEAEFVTVRVHNAPPARPVDVEVPSGGHGLIGMRERISLVQGVFEAGRRPDGSFHVHARIPVTSTTATDEAGTERAPG
- a CDS encoding response regulator, which gives rise to MTRILLAEDEQIVRAGLRKILESAGDITVIAEAGDGAEAVTGVRRHAPDVVVMDIQMPRLDGLAATRQITSLPAPPKILILTMFDFDANVYSAIEAGASGFLLKDARPEELINAIRVIAEGDAMLSPSVTRRLLSHFADRNSSRGTTAVHGLDELTPRERQILSLVGGGLSNASIAKTLGATESTVKGHVSRLLMKLDCENRVQLALIAHNAGIASEQ